From Dechloromonas sp. A34:
GCAGCGACGGCACGCAGGCGCTCGCCGAGCGTTGCGGGGCGCGCGTGATTCAGCAGGAATGGCTGGGTTTCGGGCCGCAAAAGCAGTTTGCAGTGGAGGCCGCCAGCCACGACTGGGTGCTCTGCCTCGATGCCGACGAGCGCGTCACACCGGCCTTGCAGGCGGCCATCGAGAACGCGCTGGGCAGCCCGGCGAGCGGGGCCTTTCGTTTTCCGCGCTGCAACCGCTTCCTTGGCCGTTATCTGAAACACGGCGAAGGCTATCCGGACTGGAGTCTGCGCCTGTTCGACCGCCGTCAGGCGCGCTGGTCCGACGATGCGGTGCATGAAAAAGTCGAGGCCGATGGCGCGGTCGGCGAGTTGCAGGCTGATCTGCTGCACGATTCGGCCGAGTCGCTGGCCAGCTATCTGACCAAGCAGAACCGCTACACCACGCTGGCTGCCGAGATGGCGCTGGCCGCCGGCAAGCGGGCGAGTTTCGGGCGCATCGCCCTGAGCCCGGTGATCCGCTTCGTCAAGTTCTACGTCGTCCGTCAGGGCTTCCGCGATGGCCTGCCCGGCCTGATCCATATCGCCATCGGCTGTTTCAACAGCATGATGAAATATTCCAAAATGCTGGAGCGTCAGAATGCAAATGCTGCGCTGCGGTAAAATCCAGACTTTCGTGCAAAGGGCCTAACTCGTGAAAATTCTCGTCACCGGCGCTGCCGGCTTTATCGGTATGACCACCTCGTTGCGCCTGCTGGCCCGGGGCGACGAAGTCGTCGGCCTCGACAATATGAACGACTATTACGAAGTCAGCCTCAAGGAGAGCCGGCTGGCCCGCCTGGCCGCGCTGCCCGGCTTCCGCTTCGTCAAGCTCGACGTCGGCGACCGCGCCGGTATGGAAAAGCTCTTTGCCGAAGAGAGGTTCGACAAGGTGATCCATTTGGCGGCCCAGGCTGGCGTTCGCTATTCGCTGCAGAATCCCCACGCCTACATCGACAGCAACCTGGTCGGCTTCACCAATATCCTCGAAGGCTGCCGCCACAACCGGGTGGCGCATCTGGTGTACGCCTCGAGTTCCAGCGTCTATGGTGGCAACACCAAGATGCCCTTCTCGGAGCACGACAGCGTCGACCACCCGGTCAGCCTCTACGCCGCGACCAAGAAAGCCAATGAGCTGATGGCGCATACCTACAGCCACCTCTTCGGCCTGCCGACCACCGGCCTGCGCTTCTTTACGGTCTATGGCCCGTGGGGCCGGCCGGACATGGCGCTCTTCCTGTTTACCAAGGCCATCCTCGAAGGCCGGCCGATCGATGTCTTCAACCACGGCAACATGCGGCGCGACTTCACCTACGTCGACGATATCGTCGAAGGCGTGATCCGGGTGCTGGATCGTACCGCCGAAGCCAACCCGGCCTACGTGCCGGACGAGGCCGACCCGGCAACCAGCAATGCCCCCTACCGCGTCTTCAATATC
This genomic window contains:
- a CDS encoding glycosyltransferase family 2 protein → MPASRQPLSVAIITLNAVSQLEACLESVRFAEEIVVVDSGSSDGTQALAERCGARVIQQEWLGFGPQKQFAVEAASHDWVLCLDADERVTPALQAAIENALGSPASGAFRFPRCNRFLGRYLKHGEGYPDWSLRLFDRRQARWSDDAVHEKVEADGAVGELQADLLHDSAESLASYLTKQNRYTTLAAEMALAAGKRASFGRIALSPVIRFVKFYVVRQGFRDGLPGLIHIAIGCFNSMMKYSKMLERQNANAALR
- a CDS encoding NAD-dependent epimerase, with translation MKILVTGAAGFIGMTTSLRLLARGDEVVGLDNMNDYYEVSLKESRLARLAALPGFRFVKLDVGDRAGMEKLFAEERFDKVIHLAAQAGVRYSLQNPHAYIDSNLVGFTNILEGCRHNRVAHLVYASSSSVYGGNTKMPFSEHDSVDHPVSLYAATKKANELMAHTYSHLFGLPTTGLRFFTVYGPWGRPDMALFLFTKAILEGRPIDVFNHGNMRRDFTYVDDIVEGVIRVLDRTAEANPAYVPDEADPATSNAPYRVFNIGNNNPVQLLDFIGAIESALGQKAEKRLLPLQDGDVPATYANTDLLNDWVGFVPGTTVQEGVNRFIAWYRDYYKV